The segment CAGTTGGATATCGCTGCGCACCACGACCGAGCAGCCTATGAAGTGCAGGGCCAGCCCTTCGCTGCGGGCAACCTGGGCATATTCTGCTGCCAGGTTGTCCATCAGCTCCGCCAGGGCGAAGGGTGCCACGTCGGCCGTGATGACACCGGCATCGAGCTTTGAGATGTCCACCAGCGTTCCCAGCAGGTTCTCTACGTCTTCCAGGGAGTTGCTGACGTTACGCACCAGCTGTGCACTGGCCTGCGGATCACGGCGCTCGAGCAAGGCGCTGGTGAACAAGCGCGCCGCGTTCAGGGGCTGCAGCAGGTCATGGCTGACCGCGGCGAGGAACTTGGTCTTGGACAGGTTGGCCTGGTCAGCCTCATGCTTGGCCTCGCGCAAGCGCGCCTCGGCACGTCGCCGCTCCTCGATTTCCCTCAGCAATTGTTCGTTGAGGCTGGTCAACTCGGCCGTACGTTCCCTGACCCGCAGCTCCAGGTGCTGATAAGCCTGGTGCAACGCCTGGGCGGTGTTGCGCCGTTCGGTGATGTCACGGATCAACACGAAGATACCCACCACCTCGCCAGAGGCCAGCCGGTTTGGCACATAGGAGCGCAGCATGTGGCGCTCCTGTCCGCTGATGTTGGTTTCCGGGAATTCGAACGTAACGCTCTCCCCTGCCAGCGCCTGCGCCACGTAGGCTTCCAGGCGCTGGTAGTGCTGTTCGCTATGGGCCTGGCGCAGGCTCTGGCCCAGCATCAGCCCACTGGGCCAGCAGTACCACTGCTCATAGACCTTGTTGGTGAACTCATACACCAGGTCGGCGTTCAGGTAAGCGATCAGCGCCGGCACATGGTCCGTGATCAAGCGAATCCAGCGCTCGCTTTCACTCAGGGCCTTGGCATGCAGGTAGCGTTCGGTGATGTCGGTAAAGGTGTTGACGAATCCGCCAGTGGGCAGTGGGTGCGTGCGGATCTCCAGCATGCGCCCGTCGAACAGGCGTTGCTCGCACTCGTGCACGACACGCCCGCTGTCGTCGCGGCTTTCGGGGGTGAGCAAGCGCAGCTCGCTGTCGGCGATCACGTCGGCGAAGGGACGGTGGGCGGCAACCGGAGCCAGCCCGCTCAGCTCCAGGAACCGGCGGTTCCACAACTCCAGCACACCGTCCGCGTTGACCATGGCCACGCCCTGGGACAAATTGTCCACCGCCCGCTGCAACAGGTGCGATTTCTGCGCCACAGCCTGTTCCCGGCGCAGGGTTTCGCTGAGTTTGACCTCGGTGATGTCGGTGAACAGGATCACCCGGCCACCCTCGCAGGTGGGCCGCTCATTGACCTGCAGCCAGCGGCCGTTGTGCTGTCGGTACAACAGGTGTTCGTCGGTCGGGCTGCGCGGCTCCTCGCTGAACAATCCGCTGCTGGTCATCAGCCTGCGCACTTCGGCCAGGCGCATGCCGGGAATGATGCGCACGCGGCGGTTTTCCCAGAAGGCCTTGAAGCGGCTGTTGCACAGCACCATGCGCAGGTTTCGGTCGAACAGGATGAATGCATCGGAAATGCTTTCGATGGCATCGATCAGGTGCTGGTGCGCGGTTTCGGCGCGCAGACGCGCCTCGCTGAGCAGCTGGTTGCCCGCCTTGAGCTCGGCCATGGCCTGATTCAACGCGTCTGTACGTTCGCGCACCTGCTCGGCCAACACCACCGAATGCTGGAACGCCGCATAGGGGTCGCTGCCGCGCGTCACGCCCGACTCGATGCGCTCGATCAGCGCGGCGTTGATCCGCTGCAGCTTGCGGTTTTCGTAGCGAAGCTGCGCCAGTTCGGCCTGCACCTCATCGGCCGGGGCGGGTTCGGTTGCGGGCAATGGCAACCCCGGTGAAGGTCTGGTTGATATGCATGCCATTGAACTGTTCTCCATAGGTGTTGAAGCCCATCACCCGCTGCTCACGCAGAAAATCGCCCACCGCTTCAAGACTTTGCTGGGTCTCAAGCTCCAGGCGGCGCAGAAAGCAGTCGCAACCGATGGTGAGCAACAGCGGACCCAGGCGCTGCTGCAGGCCATCGAACAAATCCTGCAGGTTCGGCAGCAACGGGCCAGGCGTCATGGGCGTGAGCACGATGCCGTTCTCTACCGCACAGTAAAAGCTCAGGCTCAGATCCGCATGTACCTGCTGGATGGCCCGCACGTAGTACCGATCGTGCATGCGCACCGCGAGCGGGTGGGCGGCAAACAGCCTGTGGTCCAGGGCGCTGACCGGCACCCCGATATGGCGTGCATATTCTTCGGCAGCAGGCTCGGCATTGAGCTCATAGACCCGCCGCTGGGCGCTGTCGGCGCCGGTGACCACCAGTTTTTCCTGCCGTGGCTCAAGGTGGTGGGTGGTGAACACTTCGAAGTCCAGCCAGGTATTGACCAGCACCACCACGGCAGCACCGTGGTGAAACGCCCCGCCGTAGAAGACGTGGGTCCGGGTCAGGTAGTTGTCGTCCCCGGCCGAGCCACCAAAATGCGGGATATCGCCCAACGCTGCGCTCAGGGCCGCCAGCACCGTTTCTTCACGGCTGGACAAGCCATCGAGCAAGGTCAATGCAAAGCTGTGCCCCTTGATTTGGGCCAGGGCATTCCCACGACAGCTGCCGACCAGTCGTTCGACCATCTGCTGGGCGTCGATCAGGCTGAAACGGTCCATCTCGTCGATCAGTTCGGTGGCGATGGAAAAGTGCCGGTGATCAAAGCCCACGGCCGTCACGCAACTGCGCCCATAGCCCAGCGGTGTGATCTCCCCTGCACTGGTGCACCCTACCAACGGTATGCCGCCAAAGCTTTGTTCAAGGGCCTGGCCCAGGGCCTGCAGGTCGTACTCGGCGGTGCAGAAGAACAGCACGAAGCCCAAATGCGGATGCAGCAGTTGCCGCGCAAGCTCCTGTGCCGCCACGCGTGCATCGCTGGCCTGGGACATGGCGCTGACCACGCCCTCGTTATATGCTTGCTGCATCGGGATCTCCGGCAAGGGCTGGCTGAGCGCTGAGTGTACGAAGCGTGGGCTGGGGTTCGAATGCTACTTGGGTCGCGGGTGCACGCTTCGTTGGGCGTAGTCGGCACAGGAGCCTGACCCTGAGGGTTTCGAATACCGCGCAAGCCCGTTGAACACCGGGCCTGCGCCAGATCGCTACCAGGTCAGCACCGCACCCACGGCGAAGGTATCGGTGTCTTCGTTCTGCGCGCGGGTGTCATGGCCCTCAATGGAAAACTGGTTGTACTCGGCCACCAGCTTGAGGTTGTCGTTGATGTCATGAAACAGCGCCACCCCGCGGGTTTGATAATCGGCACCGCTGCCTACCGCGCCGTTGCCGTCGTCCTTGGTCTTGCCGTAGGAAAGCGCAACCCGGTTCTTGCCGACCTTATAAGAGGCTTGCAGCAGGTAGCCTTCGCTGTCCACGTTGCGCAACACCGGCTCGCCCGCATTGTTGGTGAAGAACGGGTTGATGCCCTTGGCCTGGAAACCGGACCCAGTCAGGGACAGCCCGCCCAGCTTGGCTTGTACGCCGTAGCCAAGGCCTTTGGAAGTGACTGACCGCACCGAGTCGTCGGTGTTGTCGGAGGTCTGGTAGCTGCCGTTTAGCCAGCTGTAGATCTGCGCGCCTGCCAGGTCGAACTGGTAGGTGATCTCGGACTCGGTGCGGGGGTTCTTCTGGTAAGCCTTGCCCGTGGGGCTGCTGTCGTTGGTGTCGACCGGGTCCATGATCCCCACGGCGATCCGCAGGCCCTCCATGACCGGGGTACGGTAGGTGATCTGCGAGGTCGGGAACGGGTATGGATAGCCGCTACCGATGTTGCCAAACGACACCCCACCGCCATCGACAAGACCCAACGTGTCACTGACCTGGCCGTAACCGGCGAGCAACTCGTCCAGCAGGATGTTCGAACGGGCGAACAGCCCGAAGTCCTTGCCGATGAGCACCTCGCCCCATTCGGGGTTGGCTACGGTGCCGTAGAACTGCCGGACATCGATGGCCGTGTCGGTACCGTTGCTTTCGCTGTCGTTGATGGTGACCCAGAACGAGGCACGGGCACCGAGCTTCAGGTCATTGACCTGCTTGCCCATATTGAAACCCAGGTAGTTAGGCAGAAAACCCATTTTTACCCGGGACTGACGGCGGTCGAATTGTTCACCTTCGCGGTCGACCTTGCTGTTGACGTAGAACGCGTTGATATAGCCGTCGGTGGAAAAGGTGGTCTGATTCTGGTCGTACAGCATGATCTCGGCCTGCGCCAAGGGGCTCAGGCTGACAGCCGCGAGGCTGGCGATGGCAACTGCCAGGTACTGAGTCGGCAGAGACTTGTTTTTGTTGTTGTGCATGGCGCGCTCCAAACGGGGACAGAGTGTCGGAGGCGATTATCGAAAGGTGGGTAGCGCTCAGAAACGGTGCTTTGGCGCAGTCTTGAGCCTGCTTGCGAAGGGCGTGCAAGGCCCGGTGGTTTGGGACCACTACGGGCTGTGCCGGGTCGTGCGACCTAGGGCTTACGCATCAATGATGGACACCGAAGACCGGCAGGCAGGTAGCCAAGCGTATGAATGGGAACGCCTACCAGCTGTGGCCTGCCTGGCCTCTGGCGGGTCAGGAAGCGAGCATCGATCCGCGCTGCGCACGTGCTGTGCTAAAGCGATGAGGTTGCTGCCAAGCCAGCATGGCCTGAACATCGGTAGCCGCTTGCTTGACCTTCTGCGTCCATTGGTCGTCCTGGGGGCACACCACTACCACGCGAAAACCATGTTCGAGCCCCTCGAGCCGTACACCGTCGGAGTCGTCCACATGCAGGTCGATGTCGAACGCCGAAGGCAGCTTGGACGGGGAATTGACCAGCCCCCGCTGGCCCAGCATATGCTGGTGGCGGTCGCTGTTGACCACGCCATCGACACGGATGCCGTACAGCAGCAACCAGCGGCGGATATAGGCCGGCGTGCGGCCGGACGATGTGTAGATCCACACGCTGCAACCCTGGCGGCGCAGGTCGCTGATCAGTTCGCGGGTACCGCTGCGCAGGGGCTCGCCCAGCCAGCGGTGGATGAAGCTCGGCAGCCGATTCGGCTCGGCTTCGGCGTGTTCGGGCAGGCAGGCCAAGGTATCGTCGATATCGAACGAGATGCGCACTTGGGCTTGACGTGTAGCGCTGTCGAGCACCGCTCGGCAGCGCTGCCAGGCTGATCCGCGACTCATCGAAGGCTCCTCTCGCGCAGGGGGGTTGGCAGGAAAAACGTGTCGGGCGCCGGTGCATGGGCTTCCAGGAACGCGGCGTACTTTTTCTTGATCTTGGGCAGCTCGTACAGCGCCTTGACGCCATGCTTGGCCGAGTTGCGGATGACTGACGAAGGATTGAAGTAGCCTTCGGCGTTCTCGAGCGACAACACGAATGGCGGCAAGCCTGCGCGCATCAGCAGATAGCTGACGATCAGCGAGCCGGTACGGTTATTACCTTCGATGAACAGCTGCGGCTTGCTGAGGATGCGCACGTATACACCGGC is part of the Pseudomonas parafulva genome and harbors:
- a CDS encoding porin — encoded protein: MHNNKNKSLPTQYLAVAIASLAAVSLSPLAQAEIMLYDQNQTTFSTDGYINAFYVNSKVDREGEQFDRRQSRVKMGFLPNYLGFNMGKQVNDLKLGARASFWVTINDSESNGTDTAIDVRQFYGTVANPEWGEVLIGKDFGLFARSNILLDELLAGYGQVSDTLGLVDGGGVSFGNIGSGYPYPFPTSQITYRTPVMEGLRIAVGIMDPVDTNDSSPTGKAYQKNPRTESEITYQFDLAGAQIYSWLNGSYQTSDNTDDSVRSVTSKGLGYGVQAKLGGLSLTGSGFQAKGINPFFTNNAGEPVLRNVDSEGYLLQASYKVGKNRVALSYGKTKDDGNGAVGSGADYQTRGVALFHDINDNLKLVAEYNQFSIEGHDTRAQNEDTDTFAVGAVLTW
- the nosP gene encoding nitric oxide-sensing protein NosP, whose product is MQQAYNEGVVSAMSQASDARVAAQELARQLLHPHLGFVLFFCTAEYDLQALGQALEQSFGGIPLVGCTSAGEITPLGYGRSCVTAVGFDHRHFSIATELIDEMDRFSLIDAQQMVERLVGSCRGNALAQIKGHSFALTLLDGLSSREETVLAALSAALGDIPHFGGSAGDDNYLTRTHVFYGGAFHHGAAVVVLVNTWLDFEVFTTHHLEPRQEKLVVTGADSAQRRVYELNAEPAAEEYARHIGVPVSALDHRLFAAHPLAVRMHDRYYVRAIQQVHADLSLSFYCAVENGIVLTPMTPGPLLPNLQDLFDGLQQRLGPLLLTIGCDCFLRRLELETQQSLEAVGDFLREQRVMGFNTYGEQFNGMHINQTFTGVAIARNRTRPGR
- the nahK gene encoding hybrid sensor histidine kinase/response regulator NahK/ErcS'; its protein translation is MACISTRPSPGLPLPATEPAPADEVQAELAQLRYENRKLQRINAALIERIESGVTRGSDPYAAFQHSVVLAEQVRERTDALNQAMAELKAGNQLLSEARLRAETAHQHLIDAIESISDAFILFDRNLRMVLCNSRFKAFWENRRVRIIPGMRLAEVRRLMTSSGLFSEEPRSPTDEHLLYRQHNGRWLQVNERPTCEGGRVILFTDITEVKLSETLRREQAVAQKSHLLQRAVDNLSQGVAMVNADGVLELWNRRFLELSGLAPVAAHRPFADVIADSELRLLTPESRDDSGRVVHECEQRLFDGRMLEIRTHPLPTGGFVNTFTDITERYLHAKALSESERWIRLITDHVPALIAYLNADLVYEFTNKVYEQWYCWPSGLMLGQSLRQAHSEQHYQRLEAYVAQALAGESVTFEFPETNISGQERHMLRSYVPNRLASGEVVGIFVLIRDITERRNTAQALHQAYQHLELRVRERTAELTSLNEQLLREIEERRRAEARLREAKHEADQANLSKTKFLAAVSHDLLQPLNAARLFTSALLERRDPQASAQLVRNVSNSLEDVENLLGTLVDISKLDAGVITADVAPFALAELMDNLAAEYAQVARSEGLALHFIGCSVVVRSDIQLLARILRNLLSNAIRYTPSGRVVLGCRRQPGRVRIEVWDTGIGIAEEHLEEMFQEFKRGAVQRPDQDRGLGLGLAIVEKIAGILGHRIAVRSRPGKGSVFSVEVPLSTTAPIARAQHAVCESMLECLRGARVWVLDNDAAICAGMRTLLEGWGCCVITALSEQDLARQVDNYHADADLLIADYHLDDDCNGVDAVARINARRARALPALMITANYSNELKQQIRERGHTLMHKPIRPMKLKTAMSHLLATRALKGSTS